Within Flavobacterium pisciphilum, the genomic segment TTTCGGGAGGAGGGAACAAAAAGAACAGGACGCATCATTTCTTTGATAACAATAGGTTGGTTCTTTTTTGCTTTAAGTAGTAGGTCTTTTAAATAGACTACACCAATGATGTTATCTATATTTGTTTCATAACAGGGTATACGGGAAAATCCTTGATCAATTACTCTGTCGAGTTCTGAATCATCAAAATTATCTATGTCAACAGAAATTACATTTGTTCTGGACACTATAATTTGTTTTACGGTACGCTCGGAAAAGTCAAAAGCATTGTTGATAATATCATAGTCCATTTCTTCAATTACACCGTCTTCTTTCCCTTGTTTAACTAAATATTTTAGCTCGTCACTGCTGTGGGCTTCAGAGCCATGTGAAGCATCAATACCAAAGATTTTAAGAATTGCATTTGCAATTCCGTTGAGCAGCCATATAAAAGGTTTAAATAGGATATAAAAAAACTGCAATGGATATGCAATAAAGAGTGTTGTTTTTTCAGATTTTTGAATGGCAATGGACTTTGGAGCTAATTCTCCAAAAACGATATGCAAAACTGTAATTACGGCAAATGCTAGTGGTATTGCAATTTTATGCGCATATTCAGGTTTGAGTTCTAATCCGATGAGATCCACAAATTTTAGAATCAATTTTGAAACAACAGGTTCACCGACCCATCCCAATCCAAGGCTTGCTAAGGTTATCCCAAGCTGAGTGGCTGCAAGATAACCGTTTAGATTGTGCAATATATGCTTGGACAGGATAGCGCTTTTGTTGCCTAGTTTTGCTTGTAATTCTACTTGAGACAATCGAACCTTTACAATTGCAAATTCAGCTGCAACAAAAAATCCATTGAGGAATACAAGAAATAATGTGATAAAAATGTCTATCATGATTTTATTTGAATTTGGTTGGTTTTAATTTAATTCCTTTCTCGAACATAATGTACAGGATAGGAAGTACAAATAAGGTCAGAAAGGTTGCAATTAATAATCCTCCAATAACCACTGTAGCCAGAGGTTTCTGCACTTCAGCTCCGGAGCCGTTACTTAAGGCCATTGGCAGAAAACCTAATGAAGCAACTAATGCGGTCATCAGTACTGGTCTTAATCGTATTTTGGTTCCTTGTAATACTATTTTATTTAAGTCCGTTTCTCCTGATTTTCGAATACTATTGAACTCTGCAATCAAGACTAAACCATTTAAAACAGCAACACCAAACAATGCTATAAAACCAACACCTGCACTAATACTAAATGGCATTCCTCTAAGGGCTAAAAAGAAAATCCCTCCAATGGCAGAAAGTGGGATAGCAGAATAAATCAGTAAACCTTGTTTTACAGATTTAAAAGCAAAGTATAGCAAAAGAAAAATTAATATCAGCGATATTGGTACAGCAATCATTAAACGGTTTTTTGCTTCATTTAAATTTTCGAATGTACCCCCATAAGTAGGGTAATAGCCTGCAGGGAATTTAATTTGCGTATTGACTTTATTTTGCAATTCAGTAACAATGCTTTGCACATCACGTCCACGGACATTGAAACCAACGACAATTCTTCGTTTGGCATCTTCTCGTTGTATTTGGTTTGGACCTTCTGTAATTTCCACTTTTGCCAGTTGGGATAAAGGTATTTGCGTACCGTTTGAGGTTGGAATGAGTAAATTCTGAACATCTGTCAAATCCTGGCGTTTTTCGCCTTCTAGGCGAACAACAAGGTCAAATCGTTTTTCTCCTTCGTACACCACTCCTGTGCTTTGTCCTGCAAATGCGGTATTTACAATTCGATTAATATCTTCAATATTTAAATTATACTGTGCAATTGCGGCACGATCGTAATCGATAACTACCTGTGGCATCCCTGTAACAGTCTCTACATACAAATCAGATGTGCCCTTTACGGTATTGACAATTTTACCTAATCTATTAGCATATAAAGCCAAAGTATCCAAGTCTTCTCCAAAGATTTTACATACAACATCTTGTCTGGCACCAGTCATCAGTTCATTGAAACGCATTTGTACTGGGTACTGGAAACCATAAGAAACACCAGGTACTGCTTCAAGTTCTTTTGCCATTTTTCCAGAAAGTTCTTCAAAAGTTGAGGCGGAGGTCCATTCACTTTTGTCTTTAAGAATCACCATCATATCACTTGCGTCAATAGGCATTGGGTCGGTTGGCACTTCACTGCTACCGGTTTTACCTACGATTTTCTCTACTTCGGGGAATTTCTCCAATAATATTTTTGCTCCCTGTGAGATTGCCGTCATAGAAGTCTCTAGATTACTTCCGGGCAAAACTCTTGTTTCGACAGCAAAATCTCCTTCTTCTAGTGAAGGCATAAATTCACCTCCCATAAATGAAAGTGTTACAAGAGCTAACACAAATAAAGAAAGTGTTATTCCAATAATAGTCCTCGGAATTGTCAATGCCTTGCTTAAGAGGGGTTGATAGAAATTCTCCAGTTTCTCCATCATTCTATCAGAGAAGTTTTTTTTATGGCTTATATTTTTGCTCAAAAACAAAGCTGTCATCATCGGTACGTATGTAAGGGACAAGATAAAAGCACCGAACAAGGCAAATGCTATGGTTTGTGCCATTGGCAAGAACATTTTGCCTTCTATACCTCGCAGAGTAAAAATTGGAATGTAGACAATCAAAATAATTAATTCTCCAAAAACTGATACATTACGCATTTTAATGGATGTCTTTAGTACGGTTTCATCCATATCTTCCTGTGATATTTTGGTTGCTTTACGACTATGCAGGCTAAAGAGACATGCTTCTACAATAATAACGGCACCATCTACAATTAACCCAAAATCCAGTGCACCAAGGCTCATTAAATTACCGCTAACCCCAAAGATGTTCATTAAAATTACGGCTATAAGCATAGCCATAGGGATAACCGAGGCTACTATTAATCCCGCTCTAAGATTACCTAAAAAGAAGATCAGTACAAAAAGGACAATCAGTGCACCCTCGAGTAAGTTCTTTTCTACCGTTGAGATGGAATTATTTACCATTTTGGTGCGATCCAGGAAAGGCTCTACCACAACTCCTTCAGGTAATGTCTTTTGGATTTGTTCGATACGTTCTTTGATATTTTTTATAACAATATTGCTATTAGCACCTTTGAGCATCATTACCACTGCACCTGAAACTTCTCCTTTACCATTGTAGGTCATGGCTCCGTATCGAATGGCACTTCCTATGCGGACATCTGCTACATCACGAATGAAGAGCGGACTTCCGTTTGCGGTGTTCTTAATTGAAATGTCATTTATATTGTCTATGGAACTAATCAGACCTTCGCTACGGATATACAAGACTTTGGGACCTCTTTCAATATAAGCTCCTCCAGTATTCTGATTGTTTTTTTCTAAGGCAGTAAATACATCACTTATGGTAATGTTATAGGATTGTAATTTGTTAGGATCAATTGCAATTTCAAATTGTTTTAGCTTTCCTCCGAAGCTACTTACTTCAGCTACTCCTTCAACTCCTACGAGCTGACGACGGACAATCCAGTCCTGGATTGTTCTTAATTCTGTTATATCATATTTTTTTTCATAACCTGGTTTAGTTTTAACCACATATTGGTAAATTTCGCCCAAACCAGTTGTAACTGGTGCCAAAGAAGGCTCTCCAATACCTTTTGGTATTTGATCCTTTACAGCACTTAATTTTTCGGTTACCTGTTGTCTGGCCCAATACACATCAGTTGCGTCATCAAAAACAATGGTAACTACAGATAGTCCAAAGCGGGAGAAACTGCGTATTTCCTTTAACCCAGGAATATTGCTGTTGGCCTGTTCGATTGGGAAGGTAATGAGCCGCTCAATATCAGTCGCTCCCAGTGATGGGGCTGAAGTAATCACCTGAACCTGGTTATCGGTTATATCTGGTACAGCATCAATGGGCAGTTTTGTAAATTGATAGCTGCCATAGCCGATAAGAACGAGGATAAAGAGGCCTATGATAAGCTTATTTTTTATCGAAAATTCTATGATTTTATTTAGCATATTTTTTTAAGATTAACAGGCACTCAATTGTTATATTGAATATTCTCCTTTTAGCTTTATAGTAACTTTGATATCCTTGGTATCGTTATTTTTAAAGTACCAACCATGTTTTCCTTCAAAGGGTGCATAAAATGTACCCACCATATTATTAGCGTATGCTAAAGTGTAACTCTCGAAATAGACATCAGTAACTGCCTTTTTTTGGTTTACTTCCCCATGGAAATCTAAGTATACTGTTCCTTTATCGGTTGTCCATTCATATTTCATCATTCCGCCTTTGAGCATATAGGTCTTGTATTCAATCCCTTTTCCTGCAGGAACAAGTACCTCTACAGTATCTTCTCTTTGGTCATATTGTTTTATGGCTACAGGATTATCGGCTTCAATGGGTCTTTTTACTTCTGGTCCTGAACCGGCTTTTTCCATTTTAATCAGAGGGAATGATTGCTGGGGTATATTTGCAATATCCTGATTAGTATCTTGGGGAATGTAAAGCTTATTGAAACCAAATAATTTCCCTGTCCCTACTGGATCAATCCCGTATTCAGCTGGAAGAACAGCAGTAACTAAAATAACTATTGCGAGTATAAATGCAAAAGCAACTGCTTTAATAATCTCTTTTTTTTCTATTATTTGATGATTTATTTCTGACATTGTTTAATTTTTTAAGATGTAAAATAACCTGTTAATTGAAAGCCTAATAAGACAAAGCCGGCTGCGATAAGCATCGTATTTGTTAATGTTGAAAACCGAACAAAACTTGAATACCTGCGCCATATTGTAATGAGAATCAGCACAAAAGTCAAAGCAATAAACTGACCGATTTCGACCCCTATATTGAATCCAAGCAAATTGGTAAACAATCCTTCTTTATCGAATTTAAAATCCTGTAATTTACTGGCAAGTCCGAAGCCATGGAATAATCCAAAAATCAGCACGGCAGCTTTTGTGTTGGGTTGTTTACCGAAGAATCTTTGGAAGCCACCTAAATTATCGAAGCCTTTGTAGATAATGGAAAGTGCAATGATGGCATCGATAAGAAAAGCATTGATTGCAATATTACACATTACACCCAATAGAAGAGTTATACTGTGTCCGATTGTAAAAAAGCTTACATAAAGCAGCACTTCTTTTGGGCGGTACAAGAAAAAAATAACACCAATTAGAAAAAGTAGGTGGTCATAGCCCGTGAGCATGTGTTTGGCACCAATATACAAGAATGGACCAAAGGCTATACCATCATTTCCTGTTAGGAATGTTTGTGTATTTTCGTCAACGCCATGAGCAAAAAGCGCATTGGCTCCTACAAAAAGCAGGATGATAAATAGTATGATTTTTTTTGAGTTCATAGGTTCATTTTTAAAGTTTCCCGTGCAGCAATTGCGCACAGGAAACCAAGTAAATCTTTAGTGAGTATGCCCGTGAGCTGCGTCTTTTTTTTCTTGTTCTACTTTGCTAATACTATCTTTGCTTGTAGTTTGCTGATTCGTATTTTGGGTATCCTGATTTTGATCATTTGCTTTTTGATTGCAAGAAGACACTATAAATAGAGTAAGGACTGCAATGGCTAAAATATTTTTCATGACTGTAGTTTATTTAATTAAATTATTAATGTTGGTGACCGTGGTTTATATCCTGCTGAGAAACCTGTGTGTTTTTAAACTTAGCAGTTATGGTTTTCCCTTTGACAACTGCAGTAAGGGTACAATAGGTATAGATATTTGCCTTTGGTATATTTACAAATAAAGAATTGTTTATGTCAGATGAAATAGAGTTATTCGCTTTGGTTTTGTTGAAAAATTCAAAGGTTACCTCTCCTGTTACTCCTTTATTAGAAATTATTTTTCCTTTGGAATTTAGGATATAAAAGCTGCAACTGGAGTCTCTTTCAATCATTTCAACTGAGTATTCTCCTGCGTTTTGCAGCAGACCGTTGTGCGGACCTTTGGAAGTGTTTTTGTTTTGCTGCGCGGTAGTAGTTGTAGCCCCTACTATTAGTAGCATAAGGGCAACAACAATTGACTTTATTGTTTGCATGTTGGATTTTTACGTTAAGACTATAGTTGTATCACTCACAAGGCACACCAAAAAACTTTATAAAGAGTAGTAATCGATTTTAACTTAATCAAAGATAAAATCGGTTAAAGTTTTGGTAGTAAAATGTAAATGGATTATAGATACTAAGTATCCTTGGCTATGGAAATAGCAAAGTTTATTTTAAAATCAAACATTAGACTATTTTATTGATAGTACTAGGTTAGGATTTAAAATAGAACAGATTAACTCAATTTAGGAGGGAGCCAGATAGAGGCAAAAACATTAGAAATGTAAAATTCCTTATAGAAAGGCACACTTCTTTTCGTAGCGATAATGTTTGGCTTGTCTAAAGAAAACGTAGTTTGGTTTTCAAAGGCAAGTGTAGTATTGATTACATTAGGATTTATAGTCTTGAAGGGCAGATTTTGGTGATTTTCTTTTCCTTTATTGGAATGTTTTTTAGTATTGTAGTAGTGAAAATCAATAAAATTAGTAAATGATGAAACAAGATTATCATGATTATCATGATTATCACTGTGCTCTTTGAAATGCTCTACTAGGTTTGTTAATTTCAATAATTGCCCCATTTCTGTGTTGGCACACAGGAATACAAGTAGTAATGATATGGCAATTGTTTTTCTTAACACGTAACAAATATATAAATAAAGTTTGTTACTTTATTTATTGATTGAAATTTTTATACATTAATAGTTGTTTTTTATTCAAGATAAGCTCAAGGAGTGCTTTTTTCAATACAATATTTTTTTTCAGATTATTTTTTATCGAATTTTCTAATTTATTAGTAATTATGTCAGTAGTAAGGAATTAACCAGTGTACAAATTGGATTGTAAATAGTGAGTAATAGATATCTAATGGATTTTCTGTTGGAGCCAGAAATTAGCAAGCACATGTTTTTTAAACCCTAAGGATTTAGGGTATAATAGGGGTTTAGACCCGAACTGTAAAGCTAAAATCTACAGTGTACTGTGCTTTCACTATTTATTAGTTTAATGTGCTACTATTACCACAAAAGTTAGGTGCTAAATTTTAAAGGCATATTATTATTGTATTTTCCTATCGACTAGTAGACTTAGTTAATTTCAAGATAACTTTTG encodes:
- a CDS encoding hemolysin family protein; the encoded protein is MIDIFITLFLVFLNGFFVAAEFAIVKVRLSQVELQAKLGNKSAILSKHILHNLNGYLAATQLGITLASLGLGWVGEPVVSKLILKFVDLIGLELKPEYAHKIAIPLAFAVITVLHIVFGELAPKSIAIQKSEKTTLFIAYPLQFFYILFKPFIWLLNGIANAILKIFGIDASHGSEAHSSDELKYLVKQGKEDGVIEEMDYDIINNAFDFSERTVKQIIVSRTNVISVDIDNFDDSELDRVIDQGFSRIPCYETNIDNIIGVVYLKDLLLKAKKNQPIVIKEMMRPVLFVPSSRKIGSLLKEFQLKHIQLAVVVNEYGGTQGIVTLEDIIEELVGEIQDETDDEVANVIKKEINIYEVLASTHLNDINDDLPHPIKNDGENETLAGVLNSKFGRIPDVKDKITFNDYEFTILKKTKHSIILVQLRDLTKTK
- a CDS encoding efflux RND transporter permease subunit, encoding MLNKIIEFSIKNKLIIGLFILVLIGYGSYQFTKLPIDAVPDITDNQVQVITSAPSLGATDIERLITFPIEQANSNIPGLKEIRSFSRFGLSVVTIVFDDATDVYWARQQVTEKLSAVKDQIPKGIGEPSLAPVTTGLGEIYQYVVKTKPGYEKKYDITELRTIQDWIVRRQLVGVEGVAEVSSFGGKLKQFEIAIDPNKLQSYNITISDVFTALEKNNQNTGGAYIERGPKVLYIRSEGLISSIDNINDISIKNTANGSPLFIRDVADVRIGSAIRYGAMTYNGKGEVSGAVVMMLKGANSNIVIKNIKERIEQIQKTLPEGVVVEPFLDRTKMVNNSISTVEKNLLEGALIVLFVLIFFLGNLRAGLIVASVIPMAMLIAVILMNIFGVSGNLMSLGALDFGLIVDGAVIIVEACLFSLHSRKATKISQEDMDETVLKTSIKMRNVSVFGELIILIVYIPIFTLRGIEGKMFLPMAQTIAFALFGAFILSLTYVPMMTALFLSKNISHKKNFSDRMMEKLENFYQPLLSKALTIPRTIIGITLSLFVLALVTLSFMGGEFMPSLEEGDFAVETRVLPGSNLETSMTAISQGAKILLEKFPEVEKIVGKTGSSEVPTDPMPIDASDMMVILKDKSEWTSASTFEELSGKMAKELEAVPGVSYGFQYPVQMRFNELMTGARQDVVCKIFGEDLDTLALYANRLGKIVNTVKGTSDLYVETVTGMPQVVIDYDRAAIAQYNLNIEDINRIVNTAFAGQSTGVVYEGEKRFDLVVRLEGEKRQDLTDVQNLLIPTSNGTQIPLSQLAKVEITEGPNQIQREDAKRRIVVGFNVRGRDVQSIVTELQNKVNTQIKFPAGYYPTYGGTFENLNEAKNRLMIAVPISLILIFLLLYFAFKSVKQGLLIYSAIPLSAIGGIFFLALRGMPFSISAGVGFIALFGVAVLNGLVLIAEFNSIRKSGETDLNKIVLQGTKIRLRPVLMTALVASLGFLPMALSNGSGAEVQKPLATVVIGGLLIATFLTLFVLPILYIMFEKGIKLKPTKFK
- a CDS encoding HupE/UreJ family protein — encoded protein: MNSKKIILFIILLFVGANALFAHGVDENTQTFLTGNDGIAFGPFLYIGAKHMLTGYDHLLFLIGVIFFLYRPKEVLLYVSFFTIGHSITLLLGVMCNIAINAFLIDAIIALSIIYKGFDNLGGFQRFFGKQPNTKAAVLIFGLFHGFGLASKLQDFKFDKEGLFTNLLGFNIGVEIGQFIALTFVLILITIWRRYSSFVRFSTLTNTMLIAAGFVLLGFQLTGYFTS